In one Nicotiana sylvestris chromosome 8, ASM39365v2, whole genome shotgun sequence genomic region, the following are encoded:
- the LOC104236261 gene encoding cis-abienol synthase, chloroplastic-like has translation MLHVGSRSKTISLSDYKVTNGYGFYHIVRCNCNHASSSVRPQEVIIKERIRKMFGKIEISPSCYDTAWVAMVPSRDEPKQPCFAQCLDWILENQREDGSWGLSPTHSLLVKDSLSSTLACLLALSKWSVGHKLVQRGLDYIGRQSWSIDNKGQISAGGFDIIFPSMIKYARELNLNVPLDQNLVNVLFQKQDSAMERNDLMECKTNPEYYYAEGLGELCQWEELMTYQKKNGSLFNSPATTSAALVFHCHDEKCLGYINSILKQHKDWVPTIYPTTIPTRLQMVDTLQKLGVDRHFEAEIRTVLDETYRLWEQKDEEVFSDVAYCAMAFRLLRMYNYKVSSEELARFIGQEHFINSLNAQCTSHEDAILELHQASQLAFDEKDHILDEISTWTEAFLQQELLEDSNLDRMSQNEVEHALRNFSATLERAENRRYIESYDVNMFKFSKTAYRSPNIYNMDFTLFSMHDFNLCQTVHQQDIQELKRWYEDCKLDQLGISPKYIYTSYMPMSSLFFGPEFSDARSVFAKYVLLTTPLDDFFDELASQEELLNLIELVKGWNRHSTIGYVSERVKILFLAIHNTFNEFAAKAEIMQGRCVKDQIFSLFLDVLNCMMREVEWWREEKTPSVEEYLSIACVTIAVKAILFTTQYVLGPKLSEEVIKSAELGEICKCTTMVCRLLNDTQTYKKEKEERSSNIVNILVTQSEGTVSEEEAVEEVKEMLEKNRRKLLRMVLHKKESSQLPQVCKDLFWNTSKVAHILYSNGNEFRSPEGLKSNINALFYKPVDLSPTQA, from the exons ATGTTACACGTTGGCAGCAGAAGCAAAACCATATCCCTCTCAGATTACAAAGTCACAAATG GATACGGATTTTACCACATAGTAAGATGCAACTGCAACCATGCTTCATCATCG GTGCGGCCCCAAGAGGTAATTATAAAGGAGAGAATAAGAAAAATGTTTGGGAAAATAGAGATATCTCCATCTTGCTATGACACTGCTTGGGTAGCCATGGTCCCTTCAAGAGATGAGCCGAAGCAGCCATGTTTTGCACAGTGCTTGGATTGGATCCTTGAAAATCAGAGAGAAGATGGATCTTGGGGTTTGAGTCCTACCCACTCATTGCTTGTGAAAGACTCCCTTTCTTCTACTCTGGCTTGTTTGCTTGCTCTCTCCAAATGGAGTGTCGGACACAAGTTAGTCCAAAGAG GACTGGATTATATAGGAAGACAGAGTTGGTCAATTGATAATAAGGGTCAAATTTCAGCGGGAGGATTCGATATTATATTTCCTAGCATGATCAAGTATGCAAGGGAACTGAACTTGAATGTGCCTTTGGACCAAAACCTCGTAAATGTCTTGTTCCAGAAACAAGATTCAGCAATGGAAAG GAATGATCTGATGGAGTGTAAAACCAACCCTGAATATTACTATGCCGAAGGCCTTGGCGAATTATGTCAATGGGAAGAGTTGATGACTTATCAAAAGAAGAACGGATCACTTTTCAACTCACCAGCCACTACTTCAGCTGCTTTGGTTTTTCATTGCCATGATGAAAAGTGCCTTGGATACATAAATTCAATCCTGAAACAACACAAAGATTGGG TTCCTACTATTTATCCTACGACAATACCTACACGTCTGCAAATGGTCGATACCCTGCAAAAGCTGGGAGTGGACCGACATTTCGAAGCAGAAATCAGAACTGTTCTAGATGAAACATACAG ACTTTGGGAGCAAAAGGACGAAGAGGTTTTTTCAGATGTTGCTTATTGCGCCATGGCGTTTCGACTATTACGGATGTACAACTACAAAGTTTCCTCTG AAGAATTAGCACGATTCATAGGTCAAGAACATTTCATCAATTCGTTAAATGCACAATGTACAAGTCATGAGGATGCAATTCTTGAGCTACACCAAGCCTCACAGTTGGCCTTTGATGAGAAAGATCACATTCTGGATGAAATAAGTACTTGGACAGAAGCTTTTCTGCAGCAGGAGTTATTAGAGGACAGTAATCTTGATAGGATGTCACAAAACGAG GTGGAACACGCTTTGAGGAATTTCAGTGCAACCCTTGAACGAGCCGAAAATAGACGATACATCGAGTCATATGATGTAAATatgttcaaattttcaaaaacagCTTACAG gtCCCCCAACATATACAACATGGATTTCACACTATTCTCTATGCATGATTTTAATTTATGCCAAACAGTACACCAGCAAGATATTCAAGAACTCAAGAG GTGGTATGAAGATTGCAAACTAGACCAATTAGGAATTTCACCAAAATATATATACACTTCATATATGCCAATGTCTTCATTATTCTTCGGACCTGAATTCTCGGATGCTCGTTCCGTGTTTGCAAAATATGTTTTGCTCACAACTCCACTTGATGATTTTTTCGACGAATTGGCTTCCCAAGAAGAGCTGCTCAACTTAATCGAATTAGTAAAAGG GTGGAATCGGCATTCAACCATTGGCTACGTTTCGGAGAgagttaaaattttatttttagcaatACACAACACCTTTAATGAATTTGCAGCCAAGGCAGAGATTATGCAAGGTCGGTGTGTCAAAGATCAAATATTTAGCTTG TTTCTTGATGTTCTGAATTGCATGATGAGAGAAGTAGAATGGTGGAGAGAAGAGAAGACACCAAGTGTAGAAGAATATTTGTCAATTGCCTGTGTTACTATAGCTGTCAAAGCTATTCTTTTTACAACACAATATGTTCTTGGGCCAAAACTTTCGGAGGAAGTTATAAAAAGTGCAGAACTTGGTGAAATATGCAAATGTACGACTATGGTGTGTAGACTCCTTAATGACACTCAAACTTACAAG aaagaaaaagaagagaggtCAAGTAACATAGTCAACATACTCGTAACACAAAGTGAAGGAACGGTTTCGGAAGAAGAGGCAGTAGAAGAGGTAAAAGAAATGCTGGAGAAGAACAGAAGAAAATTGCTGAGAATGGTGCTTCATAAGAAAGAAAGCAGTCAGTTGCCGCAAGTATGCAAAGATCTGTTTTGGAACACGAGCAAAGTAGCTCATATTCTATACTCAAACGGCAATGAGTTTCGTTCTCCAGAGGGACTCAAGAGTAATATAAACGCATTATTTTACAAACCAGTCGACCTATCCCCAACACAAGCCTAA